From Cardiocondyla obscurior isolate alpha-2009 linkage group LG09, Cobs3.1, whole genome shotgun sequence, one genomic window encodes:
- the LOC139105488 gene encoding cysteine-rich secretory protein 1 translates to MKWLWIIVLVALALPAAVPRKIHRSKPTPRLYGDRVPVNLIRTTNSKVRQKIVDTHNYFRTQVKPSAANMLVMKWHAGLAKAAQRWADRCLGLVHDNATGLYLDGFGQSGQNIFISTGRTLWNFPIRMWYNEYKDFKYGPNTTNEILEIGHYTQVVWATTHLVGCGVSHCTGGKGPLGKDFYMYVCNYAPSGNYKGRLGLPYVAGKPCSMCKDHCARGSLCTNACYHTDLWSNCAELVRTFDSWVCETDTKEGHERRKFCGATCNCKDKIYYHHEG, encoded by the exons ATGAAGTGGCTTTGGATAATTGTCTTAGTGGCGCTGGCGCTGCCGGCCGCCGTGCCCCGAAAAATTCACAGGAGCAAGCCTA CGCCACGATTGTACGGCGACAGAGTTCCCGTCAATTTAATAAGGACCACCAACAGCAAAGTGCGGCAGAAGATCGTGGATACCCACAATTACTTTCGCACGCAAGTCAAACCATCTGCCGCCAATATGCTCGTTATG aaATGGCATGCAGGTTTGGCGAAGGCGGCGCAGAGGTGGGCCGATCGCTGCCTCGGTTTAGTACATGACAATGCAACCGGTCTCTACCTGGACGGTTTTGGGCAGAGTGGACAAAATATATTCATCAGCACGGGTCGCACGCTCTG GAACTTCCCTATCAGAATGTGGTACAACGAGTACAAGGACTTCAAGTACGGGCCCAACACGACGAACGAGATCCTCGAGATCGGCCATTACACGCAGGTAGTGTGGGCGACGACACATCTGGTCGGGTGCGGGGTGAGCCATTGCACCGGCGGTAAAGGACCGCTCGGCAAGGATTTCTACATGTACGTTTGCAACTACGCTCCGAG CGGAAACTACAAGGGCCGCCTGGGCCTGCCCTACGTCGCCGGGAAGCCGTGCAGCATGTGCAAGGATCACTGCGCGCGGGGATCGCTCTGCACGAACGCGTGCTACCACACCGATCTGTGGTCGAACTGCGCCGAACTGGTTAGAACATTCGACTCGTGGGTCTGCGAGACGGACACCAAGGAGGGCCACGAACGCCGGAAGTTCTGCGGGGCTACGTGCAACTGCAAGGACAAGATCTACTACCACCACGAGGGGTAG